The Brassica napus cultivar Da-Ae chromosome C1, Da-Ae, whole genome shotgun sequence DNA segment TTGTTTTCGTCAACCATTGATCTTCCTTGCATTATGTGAATCATCTGTTTAGTGGCCGACTCAACTGATCTTAGCTCTGTGCAAATCTTTGCCAAAAGATTCTTGTCTTTGACGGATGCATAGTCTGATGAATCACCAAATACATCAGTTTCGGTTTCACGGATTTCATGAACGTCGTCATCATCATTAGTTAGATCCACTTCTTGTTTCATTATCTCGTTCGTTCTCACTTTCGATGGTTGAGAATGTAATCTCTCAAATCTTCTCATTCCCCCAAATACTAGCTTCATATTCTCATATTCTTCATATGTCTCGTTACGTACATGTCTTTGATTAGGAAAATCCTAGTCGAAACAAGGATGTGTGTTAGCAACAATGTATAATAGAATAACTACACGAAGAAGTAgaacaaaaaaggaaaaagaaacttACTCTAAGGTAAGCAGTCCACACTTCATCAGGAGCAGTGAACTTCTTTGTGATTGGATTCCATTGAACCTTAGAATCAAAATGCAGAAGGTTGACAAAATCTCGGTATTGGTTCTTCAATATCTTCATTCGGTTAATAAAATTCTTATAAGTCTTCCTGCTATTAAATTTTTCGTTAAGAACTGAAAGTATCTTTGTCTCAACGGTTTTCTTGAACATTTTTCCATTGGGATCAACCCATCCCTCCTTGAAGCAGCTTGCTACTAGCTCAATCAACAATTTGCTCTCTTCTGGTCTCCACTGAATGTATTCACCTTTTCCTTGTCTTTGATCTACCATCATGATGATTGTTACAGTCACCAATACCTATAACTAACGTgtttgaaaaacaaagaaagtcAATATAAAACGTGTTTCGAATAAGTTGGTATGCACTTAGTTCAGACATATAGATGCAACTGGTTTTGTTTCTAGCTTGTAAGATTCattaaacaagaaaatgaaaatataaaattcctcAAGAAAGAATAGTTTGACAAAAATAGAGAAAGATGTACCATTGGTCATATAC contains these protein-coding regions:
- the LOC106347059 gene encoding uncharacterized protein At2g29880-like: MMVDQRQGKGEYIQWRPEESKLLIELVASCFKEGWVDPNGKMFKKTVETKILSVLNEKFNSRKTYKNFINRMKILKNQYRDFVNLLHFDSKVQWNPITKKFTAPDEVWTAYLRDFPNQRHVRNETYEEYENMKLVFGGMRRFERLHSQPSKVRTNEIMKQEVDLTNDDDDVHEIRETETDVFGDSSDYASVKDKNLLAKICTELRSVESATKQMIHIMQGRSMVDENKKINVWEAIKEIPNLSNHVQYKALSMIQKLEMRDIFVSMSVEDRLGWIQWNTQPKT